In Nematostella vectensis chromosome 2, jaNemVect1.1, whole genome shotgun sequence, one genomic interval encodes:
- the LOC5521240 gene encoding SOSS complex subunit B1 isoform X2, with protein MFCLFYVFKRKPNKTKDGHNVRSCRVADKTASINVSIWDEFGEFLQPGDILRLTRGYAAVWKGCLTLYTGRNGHLEKLGDFCMVFSEIPNMSEPSNIHHLKQGEQGRNSPTASQLPSNQSSRAPAGSDVTPSSTQPPPFGNTQRFHPYQRPEQPSPNNKTDQSRDPRLRGSNGNGGSSKPSNASSNEHSPRNIINSNRDPRTRR; from the exons ATGTTTTGCCTGTTTTACGTATTTAAGC GaaagccaaacaagacaaaggacGGTCACAATGTACGCTCCTGTCGTGTCGCCGATAAAACAGCATCCATTAATGTTTCTATCTGGGATGAGTTCGGAGAATTCTTACAACCAGGGGACATTCTAAGACTTACAAGAGG ATATGCAGCAGTGTGGAAAGGCTGTTTGACATTGTATACAGGAAGAAATGGTCACTTAGAGAAGCTCGGAGA CTTCTGTATGGTTTTCTCCGAAATCCCAAATATGAGCGAGCCAAGTAACATCCATCATCTGAAGCAG GGCGAGCAAGGGAGAAATTCTCCTACAGCTTCCCAGCTTCCATCAAATCAGTCCAGTCGTGCCCCTGCTGGCAGTGACGTGACCCCCTCCTCTACCCAGCCGCCGCCATTTGGCAACACTCAAAGATTTCACCCCTATCAGAGACCAGAACAACCTTCACCAAATAACAAAACAGACCAGTCACGTGACCCAAGATTACGAGGCAGTAATGGCAACGGAGGGTCGTCCAAGCCTAGTAATGCCAGCAGCAATGAACACTCTCCTCGCAATATTATAAATAGCAATAGGGACCCACGGACCCGAAGATGA
- the LOC5521240 gene encoding SOSS complex subunit B1 isoform X1 has protein sequence MADEKPHLSLTDIKDVRASQKNLHCVFIVLEIGKPNKTKDGHNVRSCRVADKTASINVSIWDEFGEFLQPGDILRLTRGYAAVWKGCLTLYTGRNGHLEKLGDFCMVFSEIPNMSEPSNIHHLKQGEQGRNSPTASQLPSNQSSRAPAGSDVTPSSTQPPPFGNTQRFHPYQRPEQPSPNNKTDQSRDPRLRGSNGNGGSSKPSNASSNEHSPRNIINSNRDPRTRR, from the exons atggcggatgaaaAGCCACATCTTTCCTTGACAGATATAAAGGACGTTCGAGCTTCTCAAAAGAATCTCCATTGTGTATTTATAGTATTAGAGATAG GaaagccaaacaagacaaaggacGGTCACAATGTACGCTCCTGTCGTGTCGCCGATAAAACAGCATCCATTAATGTTTCTATCTGGGATGAGTTCGGAGAATTCTTACAACCAGGGGACATTCTAAGACTTACAAGAGG ATATGCAGCAGTGTGGAAAGGCTGTTTGACATTGTATACAGGAAGAAATGGTCACTTAGAGAAGCTCGGAGA CTTCTGTATGGTTTTCTCCGAAATCCCAAATATGAGCGAGCCAAGTAACATCCATCATCTGAAGCAG GGCGAGCAAGGGAGAAATTCTCCTACAGCTTCCCAGCTTCCATCAAATCAGTCCAGTCGTGCCCCTGCTGGCAGTGACGTGACCCCCTCCTCTACCCAGCCGCCGCCATTTGGCAACACTCAAAGATTTCACCCCTATCAGAGACCAGAACAACCTTCACCAAATAACAAAACAGACCAGTCACGTGACCCAAGATTACGAGGCAGTAATGGCAACGGAGGGTCGTCCAAGCCTAGTAATGCCAGCAGCAATGAACACTCTCCTCGCAATATTATAAATAGCAATAGGGACCCACGGACCCGAAGATGA
- the LOC5521355 gene encoding uncharacterized protein LOC5521355, with translation MNNSSVTNPEVRPNYCIDILECLLNGKWKKKSWVTLQDEEDRVKKDMALREFRGAPVKLSRDDGRCGPENIIKTSPVFGPAIPAVCEPNSPAPCCNEMTGMCGIGEANCTCESCTDFRKVISAELYDWVPQNETCKLKNYTREEACRVVSERLDSLVLIGDSLMRHFSNSLLTLFTNDPESGALRNGSEVCHGERQFVDSGRFCQGVPYFQYKYNASYNLEYRHGPVELVNKSILSNSRTAFFVDVGLQDGLVTKQYQDSYIEPVLNLIGDREWPKFIWVTTHSPSFIKPVAYRSWQGKKKIITYNAAMKEYFKAKRIPVFDVFPMTEGVNSYDGTHYGAGLNMMKSQMLINYIERTFNRKNVS, from the exons ATGAACAATAGTTCTGTTACCAATCCTGAAGTAAGGCCTAACTATTGTATAGATATTCTGGAATGCCTTTTAAACGGTAAATGGAAAAAGAAGTCGTGGGTTACGCTACAAGATGAGGAAGATCGTGTCAAAAAAGACATGGCTCTGCGCGAGTTTCGAGGGGCACCAGTCAAGTTATCCCGAGATGATGGGCGCTGCGGGCCAGAAAATATCATCAAGACTTCACCAGTATTCGGCCCGGCGATACCTGCGGTTTGTGAGCCAAACAGTCCAGCTCCTTGTTGCAACGAGATGACCGGAATGTGTGGTATAGGGGAGGCGAATTGTACTTGTGAATCATGTACTGATTTCCGCAAAGTTATCTCGGCCGAGTTGTACGACTGGGTTCCGCAGAATGAGACATGTAAACTGAAAAACTACACAAGGGAGGAAGCTTGCAGAGTGGTGTCGGAAAGGTTAGATAGCCTAGTTTTGATCGGCGACTCTCTCATGCGGCATTTCAGCAATTCCCTGCTCACTCTTTTTACCAATGACCCTGAAAGTGGAGCTCTTCGAAATGGATCGGAGGTGTGTCATGGAGAGCGGCAATTTGTCGATAGCGGGCG ATTCTGCCAAGGTGTTCCCTATTTCCAGTACAAATATAATGCTTCATACAACCTTGAGTATCGACATGGTCCAGTGGAGCTGGTCAACAAAAGCATTCTGTCCAACAGTCGAACGGCATTTTTTGTCGACGTTGGCCTTCAAGATGGCCTAGTGACTAAACAATATCAAGATAGCTATATTGAACCAGTGTTGAATTTGATCGGTGATCGCGAATGGCCAAAGTTTATTTGGGTGACGACACATAGCCCAAGCTTTATTAAGCCAGTGGCTTACCGGAGCTGGCAAGggaagaagaaaataataacCTATAACGCCGCTATGAAGGAATATTTCAAAGCAAAAAGGATACCAGTGTTTGATGTTTTTCCTATGACGGAGGGAGTTAATAGTTATGACGGAACGCATTACGGAGCAGGGTTGAATATGATGAAATCACAAATGCTGATCAACTACATTGAACGAACTTTTAACCGTAAGAACGTATCATAA
- the LOC5521354 gene encoding citrate synthase, mitochondrial: MNLWRSYRLLSRLGPTKQLLQQGLPCSTVISRNQSTQSQSLSLKTTLEKIIPEKQQEVLSFRKEHGNKKLGEYTIDQAYGGMRGIKGLVTETSLLDPEEGIEFRGYSIPQCQELLPKADGGKEPLPEGIFWLLMTGEIPTKQQVDNLSKEWAAKADLPQHVVQMLNNFPDTLHPMSQFSAAITAMNTESKFVQAYNKGVNKKEYWMYCFDDAMELIAKLPTLAAYIYRNLYKDGKVAPVDPNKDWSANLATMLGFEDAMFTELLRLYLTIHTDHEGGNVSAHTTHLVGSALSDAYLSFAAGMNGLAGPLHGLANQEVLVWLTKLSEELGPDPSDKKVRDFIWNTLQSGQVVPGYGHAVLRKTDPRYTCQREFALEHLPNDPLFKLVSQLYKIVPDVLLEQGKAKNPWPNVDAHSGVLLQYYGLTEMNYYTVLFGVSRALGVLASLVWDRALGLPIERPKSVTTELLIKQFNA, from the exons ATGAATCTGTGGAGGAGCTACAGACTATTATCCCGTCTTGGACCTACCAAG CAATTATTACAACAGGGATTACCTTGTAGCACTGTTATTTCAAGGAATCAATCGACACAGAGCCAGTCGTTG AGCCTGAAAACCACACTTGAGAAAATTATCCcagaaaaacaacaagaagTATTATCCTTTAGAAAAGAGCATGGAAACAAAAAGCTTGGGGAATACACCATCGATCAG GCTTATGGAGGTATGAGAGGTATCAAGGGCTTAGTCACTGAAACCTCACTGCTGGATCCAGAAGAG GGAATTGAGTTCCGTGGGTATTCAATCCCTCAGTGTCAAGAG CTTTTGCCAAAGGCAGATGGCGGCAAGGAGCCCTTACCTGAAGGCATTTTCTGGTTGTTGATGACTGGAGAAATTCCCACCAAACAACAG GTGGACAACTTGTCCAAAGAATGGGCAGCAAAGGCAGACCTTCCCCAACATGTGGTCCAAATGCTGAACAACTTCCCTGACACCCTGCATCCCATGAGTCAGTTCAGTGCTGCTATTACTGCCATGAACACAGAAAGCAAGTTTGTACAGGCCTATAACAAAGGTGTCAACAAGAAGGAGTACTGGATG TATTGCTTTGATGATGCCATGGAGCTAATTGCCAAGCTTCCCACCCTTGCCGCATACATATACCGTAACCTTTACAAGGACGGTAAGGTTGCCCCTGTTGATCCCAACAAGGACTGGTCTGCAAATCTTGCAACGATGCTTGGTTTTGAAGATGCAATGTTCACTGAGCTACTGCGTCTCTACCTGACCATTCACACAGATCACGAGGGTGGTAACGTTAGTGCTCACACCACCCATTTGGTTGGTAGTGCTTTATCAGATGCATACCTGTCTTTTGCTGCTGGTATGAATGGTCTGGCCGGCCCTCTTCATGGCCTTGCTAATCAG GAAGTGCTTGTCTGGTTGACCAAACTCAGCGAGGAGCTCGGTCCCGACCCATCTGACAAGAAAGTCAGAGATTTTATCTGGAACACCCTCCAATCAGGG CAAGTCGTTCCTGGTTATGGGCATGCAGTCCTGCGCAAAACAGACCCTCGTTATACCTGCCAGAGGGAGTTTGCCCTCGAGCACCTACCTAATGACCCCCTCTTTAAGCTGGTCAGTCAGTTGTACAAGATTGTCCCTGATGTCCTTCTAGAACAAGGCAAGGCCAAGAACCCATGGCCCAATGTGGATGCCCACAGCGGCGTTCTGCTTCAG TACTATGGGTTGACTGAGATGAACTACTACACCGTCCTGTTTGGTGTATCAAGAGCTTTAGGTGTCCTCGCCTCCCTAGTCTGGGACCGTGCCCTTGGTTTGCCAATCGAGAGACCGAAAAGCGTGACCACAGAGCTGCTAATAAAGCAATTCAATGCCTAG
- the LOC5521353 gene encoding uncharacterized protein LOC5521353 — protein MPRTQRPRVPSASSTSLDSPFSFQALVDFDATKSLLRSRSDCFLESKRSQDKERQRKILDESTVWDIQPPDFRLQLYQPKPVKRNSRAAMLKNYNEEDWRLQHSDRRRERVVFERVPLPKILQNDSGKSRNFVTSFRVPDSHASKIMFVKEGKFNPGSYKTPGPHMFRGDDFRPLIPPSHYGKPEFETFYEHDPQGLKAKSQGLRVLCEAYRDLQMQSPDGYQKQMISYKAPDPKWDAQLMLPQGAYRKHHSAPSALMHQIEKQLPWCPDRDKIEPIMRPDIYDYKTKDWIAVTGHSPEEATRI, from the exons ATGCCTCGAACACAGAGACCTAGAGTTCCAAGTGCAAGCTCCACATCTTTAGATTCGCCTTTTAGTTTCCAAGCTTTAGTTGACTTCGACGCAACAAAAAGTCTCCTGCGGTCGCGAAGTGACTGCTTTCTTGAATCAAAGCGCTCGCAAGACAAAGAGCGTCAAAGAAAGATTCTCGATGAGAGCACTGTATGGGATATACAGCCACCCGACTTTAGACTGCAGCTTTACCAGCCAAAGCCTGTTAAAAGGAACTCAAGAGCAGCAATGTTGAAGAACTACAACGAGGAAGATTGGAGACTACAACACAGTGACCGCCGAAGAGAGCGTGTAGTTTTCGAGCGTGTTCCTCTACCGAAAATTTTACAGAATGATTCTGGGAAAAGTAGAAATTTTGTTACGTCGTTTAGAGTTCCTGACTCACATGCATCCAAGATAATGTTTGTCAAGGAGGGTAAATTTAACCCTGGGAGTTACAAGACGCCGGGGCCTCACATGTTCCGAGGGGATGATTTTAGGCCG CTTATTCCCCCAAGTCATTACGGAAAACCAGAGTTCGAAACATTCTACGAGCACGATCCCCAAGGCCTAAAGGCAAAATCTCAAGGGCTGAGAGTTTTATGTGAAG CTTACAGAGATTTACAGATGCAGTCACCTGATGGGTACCAAAAACAGATGATATCATACAAAGCACCTGATCCAAAATGGGATGCCCAACTAATGCTGCCTCAAGGG GCATATAGGAAACATCACTCTGCACCAAGTGCTCTGATGCATCAGATAGAAAAACAGCTCCCATGGTGCCCTGATCGAGACAAAATCGAACCAATTATGAGACCAGATATCTATGATTACAAGACAAAGGACTGGATTGCTGTGACTGGCCATAGTCCTGAAGAGGCTACTAGAATATAA